A single Anopheles maculipalpis chromosome 3RL, idAnoMacuDA_375_x, whole genome shotgun sequence DNA region contains:
- the LOC126561024 gene encoding nose resistant to fluoxetine protein 6-like, which translates to MPSLYLYDDYDRCLEEFPVRATYCLIDGWIVPNDTIPLWSVIEQFSSDTKRSFRHDRIQRGLCMNRCQLLMSKFDRRTQMKYFQPRFVTNDSQKITFDPNTFRGALDWRNRYRRLANQCVNYELKRQYSLMAYSTVEYCVTNRQAAARDVPASGLVTPTEALDAIDVVFLVILSLLFVLTVISTTYDCYRYRQMKPYGTGVVGLSDYYRSGIERFGASQRMCVWVGLLVSFSLPRNWHLLTTTRKKATTSAKDLRFIQSVRFLVMYLVIAGHSMLFNCIFPLHNPQYVELNYRRFITMLIFNGITVVQTYFTISGFLLAVHFVDFAEKQRSFRLKDFLQSIIYRFLRLTPVYGFMLLLDASWLIRLQDGPIWKRVAETERTYCRSNWWANVLYVNNYLTVSEPCLQQTWYLATDFQLYIIGLTLLAGTWRYPKLLKPLLTLAVAGALVVPAIVTYVNRFEGVVILRPEALKYVLWYDEMYRKMYIPTHTNFGSYLAGLMAGLMYHRLKRADFVAVRHKGFLVLWHASLPAAIVLLLSAYIFYAYDFEKPTIWIAIYAALSKNLWGALFGVLFVGVAFGVGGFLRVVLNNSIFRPLGKVTYCVFLCHLFVIRVTLGNVRQPIYVSDMRILVVTSSTLVLAYIMGTLMCLLIEIPCSNIQKHLFFFKKENIYKEEIQLVCNGERTNQKNQSEAVN; encoded by the exons ATGCCCTCGCTCTACCTCTACGATGACTACGATCGTTGTCTTGAAGAGTTCCCGGTACGTGCCACCTATTGCCTGATAGATGGTTGGATCGTACCAAACGACACCATACCGCTATGGTCCGTGATAGAGCAATTTTCCAGCGACACCAAACGTAGCTTCCGGCATGATCGAATACAGCGTGGCCTGTGCATGAACCGGTGCCAGCTGCTAATGAGCAAATTCGATCGACGCACCCAGATGAAGTACTTCCAACCGCGCTTCGTAACGAACGATTCTCAGAAA ATCACGTTCGATCCGAATACGTTCCGCGGGGCACTCGATTGGCGTAACCGGTACCGCCGTTTAGCCAATCAATGTGTCAATTATGAGCTAAAGCGTCAGTACTCTCTGATGGCTTACAGCACAGTCGAATATTGTGTGACGAACCGGCAGGCAGCGGCCCGGGACGTGCCTGCGTCCGGGCTGGTAACGCCCACGGAAGCTTTAG ATGCGATTGATGTTGTGTTTCTAGTAATTCTGAGCCTTCTGTTTGTCCTTACGGTGATCTCCACCACCTACGATTGCTATCGGTATCGTCAGATGAAACCATACGGCACGGGAGTGGTTGGATTAAGCGATTACTATCGATCCGGTATCGAGCGTTTCGGTGCTAGccagcgtatgtgtgtgt GGGTAGGTCTATTGGTGTCGTTTTCCTTACCCCGAAACTGGCATCTACTGACGACGACACGGAAAAAGGCGACCACATCGGCGAAAGATTTGCGCTTCATACAATCGGTGCGCTTTCTCGTAATGTACCTCGTCATTGCTGGCCATTCGATGCTGTTTAATTGCATCTTTCCACTGCACAACCCACAGTACGTGGAGCTG AATTATCGTCGATTCATTACGATGCTTATATTTAATGGTATCACGGTGGTGCAAACATACTTTACCATAAGCGGATTTCTGTTGGCCGTTCATTTTGTGGATTTTGCTGAGAAGCAGCGGAGCTTCCGTTTGAAGGATTTCCTTCAAAGTATTATCTACAGATTTTTAAG ATTAACCCCCGTTTACGGATTTATGCTGCTTCTAGACGCTTCCTGGTTAATACGCCTGCAAGATGGTCCAATCTGGAAGCGTGTCGCCGAAACGGAACGTACCTACTGTAGAAGCAACTGGTGGGCTAATGTGCTGTACGTTAACAACTACCTCACCGTTTCCGAACCG TGCTTGCAACAGACCTGGTACCTTGCAACGGACTTTCAACTGTACATTATTGGACTTACTCTGCTGGCAGGTACATGGCGCTATCCGAAGCTTCTAAAACCTTTGCTTACGTTGGCCGTAGCCGGAGCACTCGTAGTACCGGCCATCGTCACATATGTAAATCGCTTTGAAGGAGTCGTTATATTGCGGCCCGA AGCCCTCAAGTATGTGCTGTGGTATGACGAAATGTATCGCAAAATGTACATCCCAACGCACACCAACTTTGGCAGCTATCTGGCCGGGTTGATGGCTGGCTTGATGTACCACAGGCTGAAGCGTGCCGACTTTGTTGCCGTTCGCCATAAA GGCTTTCTCGTCCTCTGGCACGCATCGTTACCGGCTGCAATCGTCCTGCTGCTGTCCGCGTACATATTTTATGCGTACGATTTTGAGAAGCCCACCATATGGATAGCCATTTATGCGGcactttccaaaaatctctggGGCGCACTTTTCGGTGTCCTGTTCGTTGGAGTAGCGTTCGGAGTCGGTG gATTTCTTCGTGTCGTCCTTAATAATTCGATCTTTCGACCACTGGGCAAGGTGACGTACTGTGTGTTCCTGTGTCATCTGTTTGTGATACGCGTCACGTTGGGCAATGTGCGGCAGCCAATCTACGTAAGCGATATGCGAATT CTAGTAGTTACCTCTTCAACCCTTGTGTTGGCCTACATTATGGGGACGTTGATGTGTTTGCTGATAGAGATACCGTGCTCCAACATACAGAAACatttattcttcttcaaaaAAG AAAATATCTACAAAGAAGAGATACAGCTAGTTTGCAATGGAGAACGCACCAATCAAAAGAACCAAAGTGAAGCAGTGAACTAA